The Corythoichthys intestinalis isolate RoL2023-P3 chromosome 1, ASM3026506v1, whole genome shotgun sequence genome has a segment encoding these proteins:
- the LOC130915583 gene encoding gastrula zinc finger protein XlCGF57.1-like isoform X1 has translation MKMRQLPLTEGRPTQSRTSKSRDVENEERNSRSRRTTEKQKEMKSPADFTVEDLHSEKHDPLHVKQEEEADMPWIKQEAEPETPDIKEEKQEVEILKFPMGVSVKSEEDEGPSEESGAANYSSDSPYQYVTTKGEGRSQPDGLLAPLSDSDDITLHSSDLNTDEEEDDFFQNASKSLDMSSFKRDSKEGAVGKPFTCTLCDKTFPWKCNLKEHMRTHTGEKPFVCTHCGKRFSQKGTLLVHTRTHTEEKPFACTHCGKRFTHKGNLNIHTRTHTGEKPFSCTLCGKRFTHQGDINKHTSTHTGEKRYSCTLCDKKFFRKASFIIHTRTHTGEKPFACTLCGKRFVEEGGLKKHTRTHTGEKPFACTFCGKRFLEKGGLKKHARTHTEERPYACTLCDKRFFDKRGLNRHTRTHTEEKPFAC, from the exons ATGAAG ATGCGACAATTACCACTGACTGAAGGGAGGCCAACGCAATCCCGAACATCAAAGAGTAGAGACGTGGAAAATGAGGAGAGGAACTCCAGGTCACGACGaacaactgaaaaacaaaaggaAATGAAG AGTCCTGCAGACTTCACTGTAGAAGATCTTCACTCTGagaagcatgatcccctccacgTTAAACAGGAGGAGGAGGCCGACATGCCGTGGatcaaacaggaggcggagCCAGAAACCCCAgacattaaagaagaaaaacaggaaGTTGAAATCCTCAAGTTTCCAATGGGTGTCAGTGTAAAGAGCGAAGAAGACGAAGGACCAAGCGAAGAGAGCGGAGCAGCGAACTATTCGAGCGACAGCCCATATCAATACGTAACAACAAAAGGAGAGGGACGATCGCAACCGGATGGCCTCTTAGCTCCTCTTTCAGACAGCGATGACATAACGTTGCATTCTTCTGACTTAAATACTGATGAAGAGGaggatgactttttccaaaatgcTTCGAAATCCTTAGACATGTCATCATTTAAAAGAGACTCAAAAGAAGGCGCGGTTGGGAAACCTTtcacctgcacactttgtgataaaacattTCCTTGGAAATGCAACTTAAAGGAACAcatgcgtacacacactggagagaagccttttgtgtGCACTCATTGTGGTAAACGATTCTCTCAGAAGGGAACTTTACTAgtgcacacaagaacacacactgaagagaagccttttgcctgcacgcattgtggtaaaagattcacccataagggaaatttaaacattcacacaagaacacacactggagagaagcctttttcctgcacactttgtggtaaaagattcacccatCAGGGAGatataaacaaacacacaagcacacacactggagagaagcgttattcctgcacactttgtgataaaaaattCTTCAGGAAGGCAAGTTTTATtattcacacaagaacacacactggagagaaaccttttgcctgcacactttgtggtaaaagatttgtCGAGGAAGGTGGTTTAAagaaacacacaagaacacacactggagagaagccttttgcctgcacatttTGTGGGAAAAGATTCCTCGAGAAGGGTGGTTTAAAGAAACacgcaagaacacacactgaagAGAGACcttatgcctgcacactttgcgataaaagattcttCGATAAGAGAGGTTTAAACAGACACACACGAACACACACtgaagagaagccttttgcatgCTAA
- the LOC130915567 gene encoding gastrula zinc finger protein XlCGF57.1-like produces MKCPTEVTVEDLHPEKHDSLRVKKEESDMPWIKQEVEPETPDIKEEKQEVEILKFPMGVSVKSEEDKSSSDDSGAAKPWSDSSFQQLTIKGEERSQPDSLLAPLSDSDDITSCSSDSNSVKEDDDFDQNDSKSLNKSSLKRDTKECVVGKPFTCSICDKTFSWKCFLKEHMRTHTGEKPFVCTSCGKRFTHNGNLKRHTRTHTGEKPFACPLCGKRFTDKTDLERHKPTHTGEKPFACTSCGKRFFDKRGLNRHTSRHTGEKPFTCTLCGKRFSDKGDLHKHKITHTGEKPYACTFCDKKFFVKANLNIHTRNHTGEKPFACTLCDKRFTEKGGLKKHTRTHTEEKPYACTLCDKRFIEKGHLNRHTRNHTGEKPFACTLCGKRFTQMSDFERHKRTHTGEKPFACSLCSKKYAEKSDFERHKLTHTGEKPFACTSCGKRFFDKRGLNRHTSRHTGEKPFACTLCDKKFFKKANLNIHTRTHTGEKPFACSFCGKRFAQKGNLVVHARSHTK; encoded by the exons ATGAAG tGTCCCACAGAAGTCACCGTAGAAGATCTTCACCCTGAGAAGCACGATTCCCTCCGCGTTAAAAAGGAGGAGTCCGACATGCCGTGGATCAAACAGGAGGTGGAGCCAGAGACCCCTgacataaaagaagaaaaacaggaaGTTGAAATCCTCAAGTTTCCAATGGGTGTCAGTGTAAAGAGCGaagaagacaaaagttcaagcgATGACAGTGGAGCAGCGAAACCTTGGAGCGACAGCTCATTTCAACAACTGACAATAAAAGGAGAGGAACGATCGCAACCGGACAGCCTTTTAGCTCCGCTTTCGGACAGCGACGACATAACGTCATGTTCTTCTGACTCTAATAGTGTTAAGGAGGATGatgactttgaccaaaatgattcaaaatcTTTAAACAAGTCATCATTGAAAAGAGACACAAAGGAATGCGTAGTTGGGAAACCTTTTACCTGCTCAATCTGtgataaaacattttcttggaaatgttttttaaaagaacacatgcgtacacacactggggaGAAGCCTTTTGTGTGCACaagttgtggtaaaagattcacccataatggaaatttaaaaagacatacaagaacacacactggagagaagccttttgcctgcccactttgtggtaaaagattcactgaCAAGACTGATTTAGAAAGGCATAAgcctacacacactggagaaaagccttttgcctgcacatcatgtggtaaaagattctttGATAAGAGAGGTTTAAACAGACACACAAgcagacacactggagagaagcctttcaccTGCACActctgtggtaaaagattctccGATAAAGGAGATTTACACAAACacaaaatcacacacacaggAGAGAAGCCTTATGCCTGCACATTTTGTGATAAAAAATTCTTCGTGAAGGCAAATTTAAACATTCATACAAGAaaccacactggagagaagccttttgcctgcacactgtgcgataaaagattcacagagaagggtggtttaaaaaaacacacaagaacacacactgaagagaagccttatgcctgcacactttgcgataaaagattcatCGAAAAGGGACATTTAAACAGACATACCAGAaaccacactggagagaagccttttgcctgcacactttgtggtaaaagattcactcagaTGAGTGATTTTGAAAGGCATAAgcgcacacacactggagaaaagccttttgcctgctcactttgtAGTAAAAAATACGCTGAAAAGAGTGATTTTGAAAGGCATAAgcttacacacactggagaaaagccttttgcctgcacatctTGTGGAAAAAGATTCTTCGATAAGAGAGGTTTAAACAGACACACAAgcagacacactggagagaagcctttcgcctgcacactttgtgataaaaagtTCTTCAAGAAGGCAAATTTGaacattcacacaagaacacacactggagaaaagccttttgcatgCTCATTTTGTGGTAAACGATTTGCTCAGAAAGGAAATTTAGTAGTGCACGCAAGAAGCCACACTAAGTAA
- the LOC130915583 gene encoding gastrula zinc finger protein XlCGF57.1-like isoform X2, which translates to MRQLPLTEGRPTQSRTSKSRDVENEERNSRSRRTTEKQKEMKSPADFTVEDLHSEKHDPLHVKQEEEADMPWIKQEAEPETPDIKEEKQEVEILKFPMGVSVKSEEDEGPSEESGAANYSSDSPYQYVTTKGEGRSQPDGLLAPLSDSDDITLHSSDLNTDEEEDDFFQNASKSLDMSSFKRDSKEGAVGKPFTCTLCDKTFPWKCNLKEHMRTHTGEKPFVCTHCGKRFSQKGTLLVHTRTHTEEKPFACTHCGKRFTHKGNLNIHTRTHTGEKPFSCTLCGKRFTHQGDINKHTSTHTGEKRYSCTLCDKKFFRKASFIIHTRTHTGEKPFACTLCGKRFVEEGGLKKHTRTHTGEKPFACTFCGKRFLEKGGLKKHARTHTEERPYACTLCDKRFFDKRGLNRHTRTHTEEKPFAC; encoded by the exons ATGCGACAATTACCACTGACTGAAGGGAGGCCAACGCAATCCCGAACATCAAAGAGTAGAGACGTGGAAAATGAGGAGAGGAACTCCAGGTCACGACGaacaactgaaaaacaaaaggaAATGAAG AGTCCTGCAGACTTCACTGTAGAAGATCTTCACTCTGagaagcatgatcccctccacgTTAAACAGGAGGAGGAGGCCGACATGCCGTGGatcaaacaggaggcggagCCAGAAACCCCAgacattaaagaagaaaaacaggaaGTTGAAATCCTCAAGTTTCCAATGGGTGTCAGTGTAAAGAGCGAAGAAGACGAAGGACCAAGCGAAGAGAGCGGAGCAGCGAACTATTCGAGCGACAGCCCATATCAATACGTAACAACAAAAGGAGAGGGACGATCGCAACCGGATGGCCTCTTAGCTCCTCTTTCAGACAGCGATGACATAACGTTGCATTCTTCTGACTTAAATACTGATGAAGAGGaggatgactttttccaaaatgcTTCGAAATCCTTAGACATGTCATCATTTAAAAGAGACTCAAAAGAAGGCGCGGTTGGGAAACCTTtcacctgcacactttgtgataaaacattTCCTTGGAAATGCAACTTAAAGGAACAcatgcgtacacacactggagagaagccttttgtgtGCACTCATTGTGGTAAACGATTCTCTCAGAAGGGAACTTTACTAgtgcacacaagaacacacactgaagagaagccttttgcctgcacgcattgtggtaaaagattcacccataagggaaatttaaacattcacacaagaacacacactggagagaagcctttttcctgcacactttgtggtaaaagattcacccatCAGGGAGatataaacaaacacacaagcacacacactggagagaagcgttattcctgcacactttgtgataaaaaattCTTCAGGAAGGCAAGTTTTATtattcacacaagaacacacactggagagaaaccttttgcctgcacactttgtggtaaaagatttgtCGAGGAAGGTGGTTTAAagaaacacacaagaacacacactggagagaagccttttgcctgcacatttTGTGGGAAAAGATTCCTCGAGAAGGGTGGTTTAAAGAAACacgcaagaacacacactgaagAGAGACcttatgcctgcacactttgcgataaaagattcttCGATAAGAGAGGTTTAAACAGACACACACGAACACACACtgaagagaagccttttgcatgCTAA